From Cellulophaga lytica DSM 7489, a single genomic window includes:
- the trpC gene encoding indole-3-glycerol phosphate synthase TrpC: MDILEKIVLDKRKEVALRKALIPVSQLEASVLFNRPSNSLAVVLKNSSSGIIAEHKRRSPSKAVINNSLSVQDVATGYQNAGVCGMSVLTDGKYFGGSLDDLLTARAAVQMPLLRKEFIIDEYQILEAKAYGADVILLIAAILTREEIKQFSEFAKSLDLDVLLEVHNQEELQKSIMPSLDMLGVNNRNLKTFTVSLDTSKSLSALIPNDFVKVSESGISNIEAIKELQPYGYKGFLIGENFMKTDNPGDSATNFITSLTS; this comes from the coding sequence ATGGATATTTTAGAAAAAATAGTACTAGACAAACGTAAGGAAGTTGCTTTAAGAAAAGCTCTTATTCCTGTATCTCAACTAGAGGCTTCAGTTTTATTTAATAGACCTAGTAACTCTTTAGCTGTTGTATTAAAAAACAGTAGTTCTGGTATTATTGCAGAACATAAGAGAAGATCACCATCAAAAGCAGTAATAAATAATAGCCTATCTGTACAAGATGTTGCTACGGGTTACCAAAATGCTGGCGTTTGCGGTATGTCTGTTTTAACAGATGGCAAATATTTTGGTGGCTCTTTAGATGATTTGCTAACCGCCAGAGCAGCAGTACAAATGCCATTACTACGTAAAGAGTTTATTATAGATGAGTACCAAATACTAGAAGCAAAAGCTTATGGCGCAGATGTTATTTTGTTAATAGCAGCTATACTTACTAGAGAAGAAATAAAACAATTTTCTGAGTTTGCTAAAAGTCTAGACTTAGATGTTTTACTAGAAGTACATAACCAAGAAGAATTGCAAAAATCTATTATGCCTAGTTTAGATATGCTAGGCGTAAACAACCGTAATTTAAAAACTTTTACGGTAAGTTTAGACACTAGTAAATCTTTATCTGCTTTAATACCTAATGATTTTGTAAAAGTATCTGAAAGTGGCATAAGCAATATAGAGGCCATTAAAGAATTACAACCATACGGCTATAAAGGTTTTTTAATAGGTGAAAATTTTATGAAGACTGATAACCCTGGCGATAGTGCCACTAATTTTATAACATCTTTAACCTCATGA
- a CDS encoding phosphoribosylanthranilate isomerase, translating into MKLKVCGMKHLDNMEAVAALQPDYLGFIFWEPSSRYFNEKMGAISKNIKKVGVFVDADLDYVVEKINQYSLDVVQLHGKESPEFCKGLRNSNLGLKGKQPQIIKVFSIKDSFNFSVITPFEKVCDYFLFDTKGKLPGGNGYTFNWSVLENYPSTKPYFLSGGIGIKDTEKVKAFLKTSASKYCVALDVNSSFEIEPGLKNIEKLKEFKTALSI; encoded by the coding sequence ATGAAACTAAAAGTTTGTGGTATGAAGCATTTAGATAATATGGAGGCTGTTGCAGCTTTACAACCAGACTATCTAGGCTTTATATTCTGGGAACCTTCATCTAGGTATTTTAATGAAAAAATGGGGGCTATATCCAAGAACATTAAAAAAGTTGGTGTTTTTGTTGATGCAGATTTAGATTATGTGGTAGAAAAAATTAACCAATACAGTCTAGATGTTGTGCAACTACACGGTAAAGAATCTCCTGAATTTTGTAAAGGTTTACGAAATTCTAATCTTGGCCTTAAAGGGAAACAACCACAAATTATAAAAGTTTTTTCTATTAAAGACAGTTTTAACTTTAGCGTTATTACTCCTTTTGAAAAAGTATGCGACTATTTTTTGTTTGACACCAAAGGTAAACTACCTGGTGGTAACGGTTATACTTTTAATTGGTCTGTTTTAGAAAATTACCCATCTACCAAACCCTATTTTTTAAGTGGCGGTATAGGCATAAAAGACACCGAAAAGGTTAAAGCATTTTTAAAAACGTCTGCCTCTAAGTACTGCGTTGCCCTAGATGTAAACAGTAGTTTTGAAATAGAACCTGGACTAAAAAATATTGAAAAATTAAAAGAATTTAAAACAGCATTAAGTATCTAA
- the trpB gene encoding tryptophan synthase subunit beta, with protein MNYNVTEKGYYGTFGGAYIPEMLYPNVENLRQNYLKVMAEPDFKAEFDQLLKDYVGRPSPLYFAKRLSEKYNTKVYLKREDLNHTGAHKVNNTIGQILMAKKLGKKRIIAETGAGQHGVATATVCALMGMDCVVYMGEIDIARQAPNVARMKMLGAEVRPALSGSKTLKDATNEAIRDWINNPVDTHYIIGSAIGPHPYPDMVTRFQSVISEEIKWQLKEKEGRENPDYVVACIGGGSNAAGTYYHFLHEEEVGIIAVEAAGKGINSGESAATSALGKEGVIHGCKTLLMQTNDGQITEPYSISAGLDYPGVGPLHAHLYKTGRGEFYSATDDEAMQSGLELTKLEGIIPAIESSHALAIFKHKTFKPDDVVVLSLSGRGDKDLDNYIKYFNL; from the coding sequence ATGAATTATAATGTAACAGAAAAAGGATATTACGGAACATTTGGCGGTGCCTATATTCCAGAAATGTTATATCCTAACGTAGAAAACCTACGCCAAAACTATCTTAAAGTGATGGCAGAGCCAGACTTTAAAGCAGAGTTTGATCAGCTTTTAAAAGATTACGTAGGCAGGCCGTCTCCTTTGTACTTTGCAAAAAGATTGTCTGAAAAGTACAACACAAAAGTCTATTTAAAAAGAGAAGACCTAAACCATACTGGTGCTCATAAGGTTAACAATACTATTGGCCAAATTTTAATGGCAAAAAAACTAGGTAAAAAACGCATTATTGCTGAGACCGGCGCTGGCCAACACGGTGTTGCCACTGCTACAGTTTGTGCACTAATGGGTATGGACTGTGTGGTGTATATGGGTGAGATAGATATTGCACGTCAAGCACCAAACGTAGCACGTATGAAAATGCTAGGTGCAGAAGTAAGACCTGCACTGTCTGGTAGTAAAACACTAAAAGATGCAACTAATGAAGCTATTCGTGACTGGATTAACAACCCTGTAGACACACATTATATTATTGGTTCTGCTATTGGCCCGCATCCTTACCCAGATATGGTTACCAGATTTCAATCTGTAATATCTGAAGAAATAAAATGGCAACTAAAAGAAAAAGAAGGACGAGAAAATCCTGATTACGTAGTAGCTTGTATTGGTGGTGGTAGTAATGCTGCTGGTACATATTATCACTTTTTGCACGAAGAAGAAGTTGGTATTATTGCTGTAGAAGCTGCAGGTAAAGGAATAAATTCTGGCGAAAGCGCTGCTACATCTGCGCTTGGTAAAGAAGGTGTTATACACGGTTGTAAAACACTATTAATGCAAACCAATGACGGACAAATTACAGAGCCCTACTCTATTTCTGCTGGTTTAGATTATCCTGGCGTTGGACCACTACACGCACATTTATACAAAACAGGAAGAGGAGAATTTTATTCTGCCACAGATGATGAGGCTATGCAGTCTGGTTTAGAATTAACAAAATTAGAAGGTATTATACCTGCTATAGAAAGTAGTCACGCTTTAGCTATTTTTAAACATAAAACTTTTAAACCAGACGATGTGGTTGTACTAAGTTTATCTGGCCGTGGTGATAAAGATTTAGATAATTACATTAAATATTTTAACTTATAA
- the trpA gene encoding tryptophan synthase subunit alpha, with protein sequence MNRINKKMQEDKKLLSLYFTAGYPELNNTVKIIEDLEASGIDMIEIGLPFSDPLADGPTIQNSSTIALKNGMTTNLLFEQLKDIRKTVSIPLIVMGYFNPMLQYGVEAFCKKCAEIGIDGLIMPDLPLAVYQDEYEAIFKKYNLKNIFLITPQTSDERIKQIDEASDAFIYMVSSASVTGSKSGFGDEQTAYFKRIASMQLKNPQIVGFGINNNETFTQATEGAKGAIIGSAFIKHLTENGVNTIKEFVQKIR encoded by the coding sequence ATGAACAGAATTAATAAAAAAATGCAAGAAGACAAAAAACTTCTTTCATTGTACTTTACAGCAGGTTACCCAGAGCTTAACAATACGGTTAAAATAATTGAAGATTTAGAGGCCAGCGGTATAGATATGATAGAAATTGGATTGCCTTTTAGTGACCCATTAGCAGATGGCCCAACAATACAAAACAGCTCTACAATTGCGCTTAAAAATGGTATGACTACCAATTTACTTTTTGAGCAGTTAAAAGATATACGTAAAACTGTTTCTATACCTTTAATAGTTATGGGATATTTTAACCCAATGCTACAATATGGTGTTGAAGCCTTTTGTAAAAAATGTGCAGAAATAGGTATAGATGGTTTAATTATGCCAGATTTACCTTTGGCTGTTTACCAGGATGAATACGAGGCTATTTTTAAAAAGTATAATTTAAAAAACATCTTTTTAATTACACCACAAACTAGTGACGAGCGTATTAAGCAGATTGATGAAGCTTCTGATGCATTTATTTATATGGTAAGTTCTGCTAGTGTAACGGGTTCTAAGTCTGGTTTTGGAGATGAACAAACTGCTTATTTTAAACGCATAGCTAGTATGCAACTTAAAAACCCACAAATTGTTGGTTTTGGTATTAATAATAACGAAACATTTACACAAGCAACAGAAGGTGCAAAAGGTGCTATTATTGGCTCCGCATTTATAAAACACCTTACAGAAAATGGTGTAAATACTATTAAAGAGTTTGTGCAAAAAATAAGATAA
- a CDS encoding glycerophosphodiester phosphodiesterase family protein, translating into MKLKIAICGLIGLGFMACKQSDKKKETKEEAAPVEETVVTYNFDLEGHRGARGLMPENSIPAFTKAIELGVNTIELDLAVTKDKQVLVSHEPYFNPLFCLDSLGKTIAKKDSIALNIYEHTYKQTQKYDCGSMGNVKFPEQKKQYVTKPLLLDVIALADSLTAGNTTPIKYNIEIKSLPEGDDIYHPNPKDFSDLVIATIKDKIAVENVVLQSFDFRVLQYLHQNYPEYTLAALVYKDDVKTNLDKLGFVPQIYSPLHNMLSKEVIAELHSKNMKVIPWTVNNETDMEELLAMGVDGLITDYPNKAIKYRK; encoded by the coding sequence ATGAAACTAAAAATAGCTATTTGTGGCCTTATTGGCCTTGGTTTTATGGCTTGTAAGCAGAGCGATAAAAAGAAAGAAACAAAAGAAGAAGCTGCTCCGGTTGAAGAAACAGTGGTTACTTATAATTTTGATTTAGAAGGTCACCGTGGTGCTAGGGGTTTAATGCCAGAAAATAGCATACCAGCTTTTACAAAAGCTATAGAGTTGGGTGTAAATACAATAGAGTTAGACCTTGCAGTAACAAAAGACAAACAAGTGTTGGTGTCACATGAGCCATATTTTAATCCGCTTTTTTGTTTAGATTCTCTAGGGAAAACTATTGCTAAAAAAGATTCTATTGCATTAAATATTTATGAGCATACGTATAAGCAAACTCAAAAATACGATTGTGGTAGTATGGGTAATGTTAAGTTTCCAGAGCAAAAGAAACAGTACGTTACAAAACCGTTATTGTTAGATGTTATTGCTCTTGCAGATTCTTTAACAGCAGGTAATACAACACCAATTAAATACAATATAGAAATTAAGAGTTTGCCAGAGGGCGATGATATTTATCATCCAAACCCAAAAGATTTTTCTGATTTAGTTATAGCAACTATTAAAGATAAAATTGCAGTTGAAAATGTAGTACTACAAAGTTTTGATTTTAGAGTGTTGCAATATTTACATCAAAATTATCCAGAGTATACATTGGCTGCTTTGGTATATAAAGATGATGTTAAAACTAATTTAGATAAATTAGGGTTTGTGCCACAAATTTATAGTCCGCTACATAATATGTTATCTAAAGAGGTTATAGCAGAGCTTCACTCAAAAAATATGAAAGTTATTCCTTGGACAGTTAATAATGAGACTGATATGGAAGAATTACTTGCAATGGGAGTAGATGGTTTAATTACAGATTATCCTAATAAAGCTATTAAGTACAGAAAATAA
- a CDS encoding alpha/beta hydrolase, producing MQNLKELEKKIQIEESNVVGIKADNEARIIWADDYKYKKSPIAFVYLHGFGASYAEGEPVMSQLSANFKANTYMARLEEHGIYRDNTFEDLTPENYIASAKQAIAYGKQLGDEVIVISTSTGGTLSLAIAAEDKDIKALVLYSPFIDLLNPAMKAVIQPGGKEQFVKALGGTMQVQERPELEAKYWSTNYHINGYISLITMLTNTMTTETFSKVTCPVFLGYYYKNEEEQDKVVSVPAMQVMFNALGTPEEDKTKMAFPKSGNHVIASDIRSKDWEGVYVNTVDFLNKIIK from the coding sequence ATGCAAAATTTAAAAGAGTTAGAGAAAAAGATACAAATAGAGGAGAGTAATGTAGTTGGTATTAAGGCAGATAATGAAGCTAGAATTATATGGGCAGACGATTATAAGTATAAAAAATCTCCTATTGCATTTGTTTACTTACATGGCTTTGGTGCTAGTTATGCAGAAGGTGAGCCGGTAATGTCTCAACTTTCAGCAAACTTTAAAGCAAACACATATATGGCTCGCTTAGAGGAGCACGGTATTTACAGAGATAATACTTTTGAAGACTTAACACCAGAAAATTACATTGCATCTGCAAAACAGGCAATTGCTTATGGTAAACAATTAGGAGATGAGGTTATAGTAATTAGTACATCTACAGGTGGTACATTAAGCTTAGCAATAGCAGCAGAAGATAAAGATATTAAAGCGTTGGTTTTGTATTCTCCTTTTATAGATTTGCTTAACCCAGCAATGAAAGCAGTAATACAACCAGGAGGTAAAGAGCAATTTGTTAAGGCTTTAGGGGGTACAATGCAAGTGCAAGAACGTCCAGAATTAGAAGCAAAGTATTGGTCTACCAACTATCATATAAATGGCTATATTTCATTAATTACTATGCTTACAAATACAATGACAACAGAAACTTTTTCTAAAGTCACTTGTCCTGTATTTTTAGGATACTATTATAAAAATGAAGAAGAGCAAGATAAAGTTGTTTCTGTGCCAGCAATGCAAGTAATGTTTAATGCTCTTGGTACGCCAGAAGAAGATAAGACTAAAATGGCTTTTCCAAAAAGTGGAAATCACGTTATAGCAAGTGATATTAGATCCAAAGATTGGGAAGGTGTTTATGTAAATACAGTTGATTTTTTAAATAAAATAATAAAATGA
- a CDS encoding TonB-dependent receptor — protein MKNNYYLILLLLTAFTVTAQNKGGITGQVLDETGTPVIGANVVIQSISIGAVTDENGTYKLDDLSYNTYTITVSYLGYKSIKKSVEIATPQTTLNFNLKEPSFQLDGLVVTAQKREQLNKDVPIAITSYGSDFINNQGTFEYDTFSDYVPGLQIQIQSVNNPGIVVRGITSDSGDSRVEPRVSVFQDGVSISKSRGSVVELFDIERVEVLKGPQGTLFGRGAQIGAMHIIQNKAKNETSASLKTGIGNYNQFLVNGYVNTPLVKDKLFARVAAIYNRRDGYIENLSGGDLNGKETLALRGSLKYMISDNTTFDFIANWQQDTPPGTSFKSGTFAPLGGDLSPNSFADLERGKELGLDRTVYGFTGILKSALNDNWDITSTTAYRKFNSDEAFDADGTAAPVLFFREVAEGEQFSQEVRFNFDNDDKLSGFFGANFFYENGSQAVPFEVNEQSYLALLVATDALVINGVPTLFPNIPNDPGSFGPLAGAPLLPFNKEESINYGENYSGDIFADASYDVTEKLTLTLGLRATLENSNAGLEVINADNPGLLGNFLGAFPNNLFTPTNGRISASETFTSAVGRFAVNYDLSDAVTVFGNVARGRRPNVINVSATEVNVLSDETVWSYELGLKSLMLDNKLQFDINGYYYDYSNFQTTIARLDETDGLVILPNDSGSATALGFEAAMQYQFAKSSSFFANYGYIDASFDDEDSDGNPQQLAGNTFRLTPEHSFSAGFNINPTLSEKVAVFLRPTYTYKSKVFFEETNLPNISQDGYGLLNIRTGITIQDRYEISLYATNVLDEEFIIDAGNTGGAFGIPTFIAGPPAFYGLQLSVKF, from the coding sequence ATGAAAAATAATTACTATTTAATTTTACTATTACTTACCGCATTTACGGTAACAGCACAAAACAAAGGGGGTATAACTGGTCAGGTTTTAGATGAAACAGGAACTCCTGTAATTGGAGCTAACGTAGTCATACAAAGTATATCAATAGGAGCAGTTACAGATGAAAACGGGACATACAAGTTAGATGATTTATCTTATAATACTTATACTATTACAGTATCTTACTTAGGGTATAAAAGCATAAAAAAATCAGTAGAAATTGCAACTCCGCAAACAACTTTAAACTTTAATTTAAAAGAACCATCTTTTCAGTTAGATGGTTTAGTGGTTACAGCACAAAAAAGAGAGCAACTAAATAAAGATGTACCAATTGCAATAACTTCTTATGGGAGTGACTTTATAAATAACCAAGGTACGTTTGAGTATGATACTTTTTCAGATTATGTACCAGGTTTACAAATACAAATACAAAGTGTAAACAATCCTGGTATAGTTGTTAGGGGAATTACTAGTGATAGCGGAGATTCTAGAGTAGAGCCAAGAGTATCTGTTTTCCAAGACGGGGTTTCTATTAGTAAATCTCGTGGTTCTGTAGTAGAGTTGTTTGACATAGAACGAGTAGAAGTTTTAAAAGGCCCACAAGGGACTCTTTTTGGTAGAGGAGCGCAGATTGGAGCAATGCATATTATTCAAAATAAAGCTAAAAATGAGACTTCTGCTTCCTTAAAAACAGGTATTGGTAATTACAATCAGTTTTTAGTAAACGGTTATGTAAACACACCTTTAGTAAAAGATAAGTTGTTTGCTCGTGTAGCTGCAATTTACAATAGAAGAGATGGGTATATAGAAAACCTTTCTGGAGGAGACCTAAATGGTAAAGAAACTTTGGCACTTAGAGGTTCTTTAAAATATATGATTAGTGATAATACTACGTTTGATTTTATTGCAAATTGGCAACAAGATACACCTCCAGGAACTTCTTTTAAAAGTGGAACTTTTGCTCCTTTAGGAGGTGACTTAAGTCCTAACTCTTTTGCAGATTTAGAGCGCGGTAAAGAATTAGGGTTAGACCGTACAGTATATGGTTTTACAGGAATTTTAAAGTCGGCACTTAATGACAATTGGGATATAACTTCTACTACTGCTTATAGAAAATTTAATTCAGATGAGGCTTTTGATGCAGATGGTACAGCGGCACCAGTTTTATTTTTTAGAGAGGTTGCAGAAGGAGAACAATTTAGTCAAGAAGTACGTTTTAATTTTGATAATGATGATAAACTATCTGGTTTCTTTGGAGCTAATTTCTTTTATGAAAACGGGTCACAAGCAGTACCTTTTGAGGTTAATGAGCAAAGTTACCTAGCACTTTTAGTAGCAACAGATGCTTTGGTTATAAACGGTGTGCCAACTTTATTTCCTAATATTCCTAACGACCCAGGTAGTTTTGGACCATTAGCAGGAGCTCCTTTATTGCCATTTAATAAAGAGGAGTCTATTAATTACGGAGAAAATTACTCTGGTGATATTTTTGCAGATGCTTCTTATGATGTTACAGAGAAATTAACTCTTACACTAGGACTAAGAGCAACTTTAGAAAATAGTAATGCTGGTTTAGAGGTTATAAATGCAGATAATCCAGGATTGTTAGGTAACTTTTTAGGAGCTTTCCCTAACAACTTATTTACGCCAACAAACGGTAGAATTTCGGCAAGTGAAACTTTTACATCTGCCGTAGGTAGGTTTGCTGTTAATTATGATTTAAGTGATGCGGTAACTGTTTTTGGTAACGTTGCACGCGGAAGAAGACCAAATGTAATTAATGTATCGGCTACAGAAGTAAATGTGTTGTCAGACGAAACTGTATGGTCTTATGAGCTAGGACTAAAATCATTAATGTTAGATAATAAACTACAGTTTGATATTAATGGATATTATTATGACTACAGTAATTTTCAAACTACAATTGCACGTTTAGATGAAACAGATGGTTTGGTAATTCTTCCTAATGATAGTGGTAGTGCAACAGCATTAGGCTTTGAGGCTGCTATGCAGTACCAATTTGCAAAAAGTAGTTCTTTCTTTGCTAATTATGGGTATATAGATGCTTCTTTTGATGATGAAGATTCAGACGGTAACCCACAGCAATTGGCAGGAAATACGTTTAGGTTAACACCAGAACACTCTTTCTCAGCAGGATTTAATATCAACCCTACTTTAAGTGAAAAAGTAGCTGTATTTTTAAGACCAACATATACTTACAAGTCTAAAGTATTTTTTGAAGAAACTAATCTGCCAAATATATCTCAAGATGGTTATGGTTTATTAAACATTAGAACAGGTATAACTATACAAGATAGGTATGAAATTAGTTTATATGCAACTAATGTTTTAGATGAAGAATTTATTATAGATGCGGGTAATACAGGTGGTGCTTTTGGTATACCAACATTTATTGCAGGTCCTCCAGCATTTTACGGACTTCAATTGTCTGTGAAATTTTAA
- a CDS encoding ABC-F family ATP-binding cassette domain-containing protein → MITVDNIAVEFSGTTLFSGVNFVINENDKIALMGKNGAGKSTMMKIVAGKQKATKGKVSCPKDTVIAYLPQHLLTEDNSTVVEEASKAFSHVFEMRDRMAYLNKELETRTDYESDAYMKIIEEVSELGEQYYALEDVNYDAEVEKALKGLGFRSEDFTRQTSEFSGGWRMRIELAKILLQKPDLILLDEPTNHIDIESVIWLEDFLVNKAKAVMVISHDRAFIDNITNRTIEVTMGKIYDYKANYTHYLQLREDRRAHQIKAYEEQQKFIEDNMRFIERFKGTYSKTNQVSSRERMLEKLEIIEIDEVDNSALKLSFPSAQRSGDYPVTVEDLTKTYGDHTVFKNANMSISRGEKVSFVGRNGEGKSTMIKSILGEIEYEGKCSLGHNVQVGYFAQNQASLLDPDLTIFQTVDEVAKGDVRTQIKNILGRFMFKGDDVDKKVSVLSGGEKTRLAMVKLLLEPVNLLILDEPTNHLDLKSKDVLKEALLDFDGTLILVSHDRDFLQGLAEKVFEFKDQRVIEHFETIDDFLERNKIKNIKDIDLKK, encoded by the coding sequence CAAAAGGCAACAAAGGGTAAAGTTAGTTGCCCTAAAGATACTGTAATTGCTTATTTGCCACAGCATTTATTAACAGAAGATAACAGTACGGTAGTAGAGGAGGCTTCTAAGGCTTTTAGCCATGTTTTTGAAATGAGAGACCGTATGGCTTATTTAAATAAAGAGCTAGAGACAAGAACAGATTATGAGAGTGATGCCTATATGAAAATTATAGAAGAGGTGTCTGAACTTGGTGAGCAATATTATGCATTAGAAGATGTAAATTATGATGCTGAGGTAGAAAAAGCATTAAAAGGATTAGGATTTAGATCAGAAGATTTTACAAGGCAAACAAGTGAGTTTAGTGGTGGTTGGCGTATGCGTATAGAGCTAGCAAAAATACTGCTTCAAAAACCCGACTTGATACTGTTAGATGAGCCAACAAACCACATAGATATTGAGTCTGTAATTTGGTTAGAAGACTTTTTGGTAAACAAAGCAAAAGCTGTAATGGTAATATCACATGACAGAGCTTTTATAGACAATATTACCAATAGAACTATAGAGGTTACTATGGGTAAAATTTACGATTACAAAGCAAATTATACTCATTACTTGCAATTAAGAGAAGACCGTAGAGCGCATCAAATAAAAGCCTATGAAGAACAGCAAAAGTTTATAGAAGACAATATGCGTTTTATAGAGCGTTTTAAAGGAACATACTCTAAAACAAACCAAGTTTCATCAAGAGAACGTATGTTAGAGAAATTAGAGATTATAGAGATTGATGAAGTAGATAACTCTGCTTTAAAATTATCATTTCCATCTGCACAGCGTTCAGGAGATTACCCAGTTACTGTAGAAGACTTAACAAAAACATACGGAGACCATACAGTGTTTAAGAACGCTAATATGTCTATCTCTAGAGGAGAAAAAGTATCTTTTGTTGGTAGAAACGGAGAAGGTAAATCTACAATGATAAAATCTATTTTAGGCGAAATAGAGTATGAGGGCAAATGTAGTTTAGGACATAATGTACAAGTAGGTTATTTTGCTCAAAACCAAGCGTCATTACTAGATCCAGATTTAACTATTTTTCAAACAGTAGATGAGGTTGCTAAAGGAGATGTGCGTACTCAAATAAAAAATATTTTGGGTAGGTTTATGTTTAAAGGAGATGATGTAGATAAAAAAGTAAGTGTACTATCTGGAGGCGAAAAAACAAGGTTAGCAATGGTAAAATTATTGCTAGAACCGGTAAACCTCTTAATATTAGATGAACCTACAAATCATTTAGATTTAAAATCTAAAGATGTTTTAAAAGAAGCATTGTTAGATTTTGATGGTACTTTAATACTTGTGTCTCATGATCGTGATTTTCTACAAGGTTTGGCAGAAAAAGTATTTGAATTTAAAGATCAACGTGTAATAGAACATTTTGAAACTATTGATGATTTTTTAGAGCGAAATAAGATTAAAAACATAAAAGACATCGATTTAAAAAAATAG